Proteins encoded together in one Impatiens glandulifera chromosome 1, dImpGla2.1, whole genome shotgun sequence window:
- the LOC124921345 gene encoding delta(7)-sterol-C5(6)-desaturase-like: protein MESDYQRLFIEETSFYNRIVLQTLLPNWIWESLPHFCQTWLRNYISATIVYFLSGFLWCFYIYYLKRNIYLSKDSIPSNKAMLLQMGIVIKAMPWYSAFPTISEYLVENGWTKCFPRASDIGWKSYIFNFAIYLIIVEVGVYWVHRLLHDVKPLYKYLHSIHHVYNKQNTLSPFASLAFHPLDGILQGMPHVVALFIVPIQFSVHILLIFLEAVWTTNIHDCVNLKHWPVMGSGYHTIHHITYKHNYGHFTVWMDWVFGTLLHPKDDYNESEEHEE, encoded by the exons ATGGAATCAGACTACCAGCGTCTGTTCATTGAAGAAACCTCTTTCTACAATCGCATTGTTCTTCAAACGCTGCTTCCAAACTGGATATGGGAATCTCTACCTCACTTCTGTCAAACATGGCTCAGAAATTACATTTCTGCTACCATCGTTTACTTCCTCTCTGGCTTTCTATGGTGTTTCTATATATACTATCTCAAACGCAACATCTATCTCTCTAAAG ATTCAATCCCTAGTAACAAGGCAATGCTCTTACAAATGGGTATTGTGATAAAGGCCATGCCATGGTACTCGGCTTTTCCAACAATATCCGAGTATCTAGTTGAGAATGGTTGGACCAAATGTTTCCCAAGAGCATCCGACATCGGTTGGAAATCCTATATCTTCAATTTCGCGATTTATCTTATCATCGTCGAGGTTGGAGTTTATTGGGTGCATAGATTGTTGCACGATGTTAAACCACTTTATAAATACCTTCACTCAATCCACCACGTCTACAACAAGCAAAACACATTGTCTCCTTTCGCAA GTCTAGCATTCCATCCTCTCGACGGGATTTTGCAGGGTATGCCACACGTGGTGGCCTTGTTTATAGTGCCAATTCAGTTCTCGGTTCACATTCTCCTCATATTTCTCGAGGCTGTTTGGACAACAAACATTCACGATTGTGTAAACTTGAAACATTGGCCTGTGATGGGATCGGGATATCATACCATTCACCATATAACTTATAAACACAATTATGGTCATTTTACGGTATGGATGGATTGGGTGTTTGGAACGCTTCTTCACCCTAAGGATGATTACAACGAGAGCGAAGAACATGAAGAGTAA
- the LOC124933763 gene encoding zinc finger CCCH domain-containing protein 15-like isoform X2, whose translation MQKDEGYGGDVNIESNVANSSDHQSRNTRDEIDFNSLHQSMMFYSNGKSVSVTPSEGSFEDEYVNNPFSTDNNHVKEARFVLEYQQLYNRYAMLITRLQESLTDVESLRIENDDLRIVNSDLMKRLSLLSQATIQNCLLSNRSPLSSIANDFNRLNLGGGTIRDDLVAASEVSSVSPTSVIERDQFEGTGSTDRVTLPKSISVRSSGYLTVSHQGGSRGGGSSRGGIIQSKTANSSESLQQQQQRVYVPRGKREEEAMEFEVYNQGMLKTELCNKWQETGKCPYGDQCQFAHGITELRPVIRHPRYKTEVCRMVLAGIPCPYGHRCHFRHSLTDQERLLGPLAYN comes from the exons ATGCAGAAAGATGAAGGTTATGGTGGCGATGTTAACATAGAGAGTAATGTAGCAAACTCGTCTGATCATCAATCTCGTAATACTCGTGACGAAATTGATTTCAATTCATTGCATCAGTCAATGATGTTCTATTCTAATGGAAAATCTGTATCGGTTACGCCTTCTGAAGGTTCGTTTGAGGATGAGTATGTTAATAATCCTTTCTCTACTGATAATAACCACGTGAAGGAAGCTCGGTTCGTTCTAGAGTATCAGCAGTTGTATAATCGGTACGCGATGTTAATTACTCGTCTTCAGGAATCGTTGACGGATGTGGAGTCTCTTCGGATAGAGAATGATGATCTTCGTATTGTTAATTCTGATTTGATGAAACGATTAAGTCTTCTATCACAGGCTACTATACAGAATTGTCTTCTCTCTAATAGATCGCCTCTATCTTCAATCGCTAATGACTTCAACCGACTTAACCTCGGTGGTGGAACAATCAGAGACGATCTCGTTGCCGCTAGTGAAGTTTCTAGTGTCAGTCCAACTAGCGTTATTGAACGAGATCAATTTGAAGGAACTGGTAGTACTGATCGTGTTACTTTGCCGAAAAGCATTTCCGTTCGTTCAAGCGGTTATCTGACTGTTTCTCATCAAGGTGGAAGCAGAGGAGGAGGTTCTAGTCGTGGTGGCATCATCCAATCAAAAACTGCCAACTCGAGTGAATCG ctgcagcagcagcagcaacgAGTTTATGTGCCGAGGGGGAAAAGGGAGGAGGAAGCGATGGAGTTCGAGGTATACAATCAAGGAATGTTGAAGACGGAGCTGTGTAACAAATGGCAGGAAACAGGTAAATGTCCATACGGGGATCAATGTCAATTTGCACATGGAATTACAGAGCTTCGTCCGGTGATACGGCATCCACGATACAAGACTGAAGTGTGCCGGATGGTTCTCGCCGGAATTCCTTGTCCATACGGTCACCGTTGTCATTTCCGTCATTCACTTACCGATCAGGAAAGGCTTCTTGGGCCACTGGCATACAATTGA
- the LOC124933763 gene encoding zinc finger CCCH domain-containing protein 15-like isoform X1, producing MQKDEGYGGDVNIESNVANSSDHQSRNTRDEIDFNSLHQSMMFYSNGKSVSVTPSEGSFEDEYVNNPFSTDNNHVKEARFVLEYQQLYNRYAMLITRLQESLTDVESLRIENDDLRIVNSDLMKRLSLLSQATIQNCLLSNRSPLSSIANDFNRLNLGGGTIRDDLVAASEVSSVSPTSVIERDQFEGTGSTDRVTLPKSISVRSSGYLTVSHQGGSRGGGSSRGGIIQSKTANSSESQLQQQQQRVYVPRGKREEEAMEFEVYNQGMLKTELCNKWQETGKCPYGDQCQFAHGITELRPVIRHPRYKTEVCRMVLAGIPCPYGHRCHFRHSLTDQERLLGPLAYN from the exons ATGCAGAAAGATGAAGGTTATGGTGGCGATGTTAACATAGAGAGTAATGTAGCAAACTCGTCTGATCATCAATCTCGTAATACTCGTGACGAAATTGATTTCAATTCATTGCATCAGTCAATGATGTTCTATTCTAATGGAAAATCTGTATCGGTTACGCCTTCTGAAGGTTCGTTTGAGGATGAGTATGTTAATAATCCTTTCTCTACTGATAATAACCACGTGAAGGAAGCTCGGTTCGTTCTAGAGTATCAGCAGTTGTATAATCGGTACGCGATGTTAATTACTCGTCTTCAGGAATCGTTGACGGATGTGGAGTCTCTTCGGATAGAGAATGATGATCTTCGTATTGTTAATTCTGATTTGATGAAACGATTAAGTCTTCTATCACAGGCTACTATACAGAATTGTCTTCTCTCTAATAGATCGCCTCTATCTTCAATCGCTAATGACTTCAACCGACTTAACCTCGGTGGTGGAACAATCAGAGACGATCTCGTTGCCGCTAGTGAAGTTTCTAGTGTCAGTCCAACTAGCGTTATTGAACGAGATCAATTTGAAGGAACTGGTAGTACTGATCGTGTTACTTTGCCGAAAAGCATTTCCGTTCGTTCAAGCGGTTATCTGACTGTTTCTCATCAAGGTGGAAGCAGAGGAGGAGGTTCTAGTCGTGGTGGCATCATCCAATCAAAAACTGCCAACTCGAGTGAATCG CAgctgcagcagcagcagcaacgAGTTTATGTGCCGAGGGGGAAAAGGGAGGAGGAAGCGATGGAGTTCGAGGTATACAATCAAGGAATGTTGAAGACGGAGCTGTGTAACAAATGGCAGGAAACAGGTAAATGTCCATACGGGGATCAATGTCAATTTGCACATGGAATTACAGAGCTTCGTCCGGTGATACGGCATCCACGATACAAGACTGAAGTGTGCCGGATGGTTCTCGCCGGAATTCCTTGTCCATACGGTCACCGTTGTCATTTCCGTCATTCACTTACCGATCAGGAAAGGCTTCTTGGGCCACTGGCATACAATTGA